One genomic region from Ornithinimicrobium flavum encodes:
- the dxs gene encoding 1-deoxy-D-xylulose-5-phosphate synthase: protein MPLLRTINGPTDLKRLSSRQAVALAGEIRDYLISSVSQTGGHLGPNLGVVELTIALHRVFDSPRDTLLFDTGHISYVHKLLTGRHDFSTLRKEGGLSGYPSRTESDHDVIENSHASTSLSWAIGIATARQLRGDAGRHTVAVIGDGALTGGMAWEALNNIAQHRDLPLVIVINDNERSYAQTRGGMADYLAQLRATQEYEEVLSWGKRQLNRTPLVGRQVYETLHGMKKGLKDIVSPQGMFEDLGLKYIGPVDGHDIHAVETALRRAHDFGGVVLVHAITEKGHGYDPATADENDRFHAVGVINPETGLPLELSGRSWTDEFSDELVRLGRERQDVVALTASMLIPVGLQPFAERYPERVFDVGIAEQHAVSMAAGLSFAGLHPVVCIYATFLNRAFDQLLMDCALHRQGVTFVLDRAGITGTDGASHNGMWDLTLLSMVPGIHVAAPRDGHQVGVQLREAVQIEQAPSVVRFPKGSVGAPVEAVRRHGSVDVLRDVEPAQDEAGGSDVDLLLVGVGAMAATALEVADKLFAEGRRVLVVDPRWVLPVSDDLVDLARRVGRVAVVEDSLVGGIAGRVEERLAAAGLQVPVHAYGIPHEFLDHGSRAQVLERIGLTADPIAGSLSGLLATV from the coding sequence GTGCCCCTGCTGCGGACCATCAACGGACCGACCGACCTCAAACGGCTGAGCTCCAGGCAGGCCGTCGCGCTGGCCGGCGAGATCCGGGACTACCTCATCTCCTCGGTGTCGCAGACCGGCGGGCACCTCGGGCCCAACCTCGGCGTCGTCGAGCTGACCATCGCCCTGCACCGGGTCTTCGACTCTCCGCGCGACACCCTCCTGTTCGACACCGGGCACATCTCCTACGTGCACAAGCTGCTCACCGGACGGCACGACTTCTCCACCCTGCGCAAGGAGGGCGGCCTCTCGGGCTACCCCAGCCGCACCGAGTCCGACCACGACGTCATCGAGAACTCCCACGCCTCCACCTCCCTGTCATGGGCGATCGGCATCGCGACCGCCCGCCAGCTGCGCGGCGACGCCGGCCGGCACACCGTGGCCGTCATCGGTGACGGCGCGCTCACCGGCGGTATGGCGTGGGAGGCGCTCAACAACATCGCCCAGCACCGCGACCTGCCGCTGGTCATCGTCATCAACGACAACGAACGCTCCTACGCCCAGACCCGGGGCGGTATGGCCGACTACCTGGCCCAGCTGCGCGCCACCCAGGAGTACGAGGAGGTGCTGTCCTGGGGCAAGCGGCAGCTCAACCGCACGCCACTGGTCGGTCGGCAGGTCTACGAGACCCTGCACGGCATGAAGAAGGGGCTGAAGGACATCGTCAGCCCCCAGGGCATGTTCGAGGACCTGGGTCTGAAGTACATCGGCCCCGTCGACGGGCACGACATCCACGCCGTGGAGACCGCCCTGCGTCGGGCCCACGACTTCGGCGGGGTGGTCCTCGTGCACGCCATCACCGAGAAGGGCCACGGCTACGACCCGGCCACGGCCGACGAGAACGACCGCTTCCACGCCGTCGGGGTCATCAACCCCGAGACCGGTCTCCCGCTGGAGCTGTCGGGCCGGTCCTGGACCGACGAGTTCAGCGACGAGCTGGTCCGGCTGGGCCGCGAGCGTCAGGACGTGGTCGCCCTGACTGCCTCGATGCTCATCCCGGTCGGGCTCCAGCCGTTCGCCGAGCGCTACCCCGAGCGGGTCTTCGACGTGGGCATCGCCGAGCAGCACGCGGTCTCGATGGCGGCCGGGCTGTCCTTCGCCGGTCTGCACCCCGTCGTCTGCATCTACGCGACCTTCCTCAACCGGGCCTTCGACCAGCTGCTCATGGACTGCGCCCTGCACCGGCAGGGGGTGACCTTCGTGCTGGACCGCGCCGGGATCACCGGCACGGACGGGGCGAGCCACAACGGTATGTGGGATCTGACGCTGCTCTCCATGGTGCCGGGGATCCACGTGGCGGCGCCCCGGGACGGCCACCAGGTGGGCGTGCAGCTGCGCGAGGCGGTGCAGATCGAACAGGCTCCCAGCGTCGTGCGCTTCCCGAAGGGCAGCGTCGGCGCCCCGGTCGAGGCCGTGCGCCGCCACGGCAGCGTCGACGTCCTGCGCGACGTCGAGCCGGCGCAGGACGAGGCCGGCGGGTCCGACGTCGACCTGCTCCTCGTGGGGGTCGGCGCGATGGCCGCCACGGCACTCGAGGTGGCCGACAAGCTCTTCGCCGAGGGGCGCCGGGTCCTCGTGGTCGACCCGCGGTGGGTCCTGCCGGTCAGCGACGACCTCGTCGACCTGGCCCGGCGGGTCGGGCGCGTGGCCGTCGTCGAGGACTCCCTGGTCGGCGGGATCGCCGGCCGGGTGGAGGAGAGGCTGGCGGCGGCGGGGCTGCAGGTCCCCGTCCATGCGTACGGCATACCGCACGAGTTCCTCGACCACGGGTCGCGTGCCCAGGTCCTCGAGCGCATCGGCCTGACCGCCGACCCCATCGCCGGCTCGTTGTCCGGGCTGCTCGCGACGGTGTGA
- a CDS encoding diacylglycerol/lipid kinase family protein, translated as MSWPRVALVLNPVARGSDRARQVVERQCAVAGLGPPLVLPTTVEDPGEGQARQALDAGVQRVVVAGGDGTVRLVAGALAGPPAGGAATAGAGLGTPSERPVFGVVPVGTANLYARTLGLPRRDLTAAVRLAVTGPGRPMDLGTVSLVSGGGTTTRQPFLVVVGLGHDAHVVADLDPALKRRLRALAYFAPGLRRLSSAGRPVTLRLDHHLERTESVWSILAVNAARLPLGARVVPGARPDDGLLHVVLVAPRHLLDWVHVARTGLGGRSGPHPALRHESGQELTVRPAEPALVQVDGDLLADIVRARISIEPGALLVAAP; from the coding sequence GTGAGCTGGCCCCGGGTCGCCCTCGTCCTGAACCCCGTCGCGCGAGGGTCCGACCGCGCGCGGCAGGTGGTGGAGAGGCAGTGCGCCGTCGCCGGGCTGGGGCCCCCTCTCGTGCTGCCCACCACGGTGGAGGACCCGGGGGAGGGGCAGGCCCGGCAGGCGCTGGACGCCGGGGTGCAGCGCGTGGTGGTGGCCGGAGGTGACGGCACGGTGCGCCTCGTGGCCGGGGCCCTCGCCGGTCCCCCTGCCGGGGGAGCCGCGACAGCCGGAGCCGGCCTGGGCACCCCGTCCGAACGGCCCGTCTTCGGGGTGGTCCCCGTCGGCACCGCCAACCTCTACGCCCGCACCCTCGGCCTTCCGCGGCGGGACCTGACCGCGGCGGTACGGCTGGCGGTCACCGGACCCGGCCGCCCGATGGACCTGGGCACGGTGAGCCTGGTGTCCGGCGGCGGCACCACGACCAGGCAGCCCTTCCTGGTGGTCGTGGGTCTGGGTCACGACGCCCACGTCGTCGCCGACCTCGACCCGGCGCTGAAGCGCAGGCTGCGGGCCCTGGCCTACTTCGCCCCCGGCCTGCGCCGGCTCTCCAGCGCGGGCCGGCCGGTCACGCTCCGCCTCGACCATCACCTCGAGCGGACGGAGTCGGTCTGGAGCATCCTGGCGGTCAACGCCGCCCGGCTGCCCCTGGGTGCCCGGGTGGTCCCCGGCGCGCGTCCCGACGACGGCCTCCTGCACGTGGTGCTCGTCGCCCCGCGGCACCTGCTCGACTGGGTGCACGTGGCCCGCACCGGGCTCGGCGGACGGTCCGGACCTCACCCGGCCCTGCGCCACGAGAGCGGGCAGGAGCTCACCGTGCGCCCCGCGGAGCCGGCCCTGGTCCAGGTGGACGGTGACCTGCTGGCCGATATCGTGAGGGCCCGGATCTCGATCGAGCCCGGCGCCCTGCTGGTCGCCGCGCCCTGA
- a CDS encoding phosphatase domain-containing protein has translation MEVPAAARITALSDGWLTRPSTSARLLDALRAVPAGQLDAVLLTVDVDRMLASLRGWRIGHRQKAVDLLLRERVEELSTQAIAEIVSALHTGPTPRSSQEAVVEVMTTKVDTEFHDLKYRLNSTKDHHDLEHLVFEDLEEDLQERLLEHIADEADYAGSSDLRVLCDIDDTVKCVIHDDRYPRGVVYPGVVTLLHALDKGGADEPDRPGDLTFVTARPGGPRGLVEQYTRNKLGGLGLPQHSVMGGSFLNLHTKNAIAERKLQNMDRDRLLFPECRMVFIGDSGQADGAVGAEMHQRDPRHIVGTLLHNVTDLDAAQRAEWADRGVHVFDTYAGAAAHAVRLGLIRVDQAREVAAAVRSGLELLDLSGEQRERLARDLAADEAAIEQLAS, from the coding sequence ATGGAGGTTCCTGCCGCTGCCCGCATCACCGCCCTGTCCGACGGCTGGCTCACCCGGCCCTCGACGAGCGCCCGCCTGCTGGACGCGCTGCGGGCCGTCCCGGCGGGACAGCTGGACGCGGTCCTGCTGACGGTCGACGTGGACCGGATGCTCGCCTCGCTGCGGGGCTGGCGCATCGGCCACCGGCAGAAGGCCGTCGACCTGCTGCTGCGGGAGCGGGTCGAGGAGCTGTCCACCCAGGCCATCGCCGAGATCGTCTCCGCCCTGCACACCGGCCCCACCCCCCGGTCCTCCCAGGAGGCCGTCGTCGAGGTGATGACCACCAAGGTCGACACCGAGTTCCACGACCTCAAGTACCGGCTGAACTCCACGAAGGACCACCACGACCTGGAGCACCTGGTCTTCGAGGACCTCGAGGAGGACCTGCAGGAGCGGCTGCTGGAGCACATCGCCGACGAGGCCGACTACGCAGGCAGCTCGGACCTGCGGGTCCTCTGCGACATCGACGACACCGTCAAGTGCGTCATCCACGACGACCGCTATCCCCGGGGCGTCGTCTACCCGGGAGTGGTCACCCTCCTGCACGCCCTCGACAAGGGCGGCGCCGACGAGCCCGACCGCCCTGGTGACCTCACCTTCGTGACCGCCCGGCCCGGTGGCCCGCGAGGGCTCGTGGAGCAGTACACCCGCAACAAGCTCGGCGGTCTGGGGCTGCCGCAGCACTCGGTGATGGGGGGCTCCTTCCTCAACCTGCACACCAAGAACGCCATCGCCGAGCGCAAGCTGCAGAACATGGACCGGGACCGGCTGCTCTTCCCGGAGTGCCGGATGGTGTTCATCGGGGACAGCGGCCAGGCCGACGGCGCGGTCGGTGCCGAGATGCACCAGCGTGACCCCCGGCACATCGTGGGCACCCTCCTGCACAACGTCACCGACCTGGACGCCGCGCAGCGCGCCGAGTGGGCCGACCGGGGCGTCCACGTCTTCGACACCTACGCCGGGGCGGCGGCGCACGCGGTGCGCCTGGGCCTCATCCGGGTGGACCAGGCCAGGGAGGTGGCCGCCGCCGTGCGCAGCGGCCTGGAGCTCCTCGACCTCAGCGGCGAGCAGCGGGAACGGCTGGCGCGCGACCTGGCCGCCGACGAGGCCGCCATCGAGCAGCTGGCCTCATAG
- a CDS encoding serine protein kinase RIO has protein sequence MPTSATRSPHEPELDPFFTFDYRPVDAPEEPGDGRRPTTYWSVDRSSRGPEPLPDWVVLDAGAVDTDLGVLKTGKEADVLLLERAATDGSGETALMAAKRYRDEDHRSFHRSAVYLEGRGVRRSRDQRALARRSAYGRELAAGRWAWAEWRALCTAWSAGLPVPYPVSVQGSELLLEYIGSPSGEAAPRLAGTRPEPDLLAHCWEQVSDLVVSLAELGLAHGDLSPYNLLLHEDVVVAIDLPQVVDVVANPSGPELLHRDCRNVATWFAARGCAADGDELFARAVAAAL, from the coding sequence ATGCCCACCTCGGCCACGAGGTCCCCCCACGAGCCTGAGCTCGACCCCTTCTTCACCTTCGACTACCGACCCGTCGACGCGCCGGAGGAGCCCGGCGACGGTCGTCGACCCACCACCTACTGGAGCGTGGACCGCAGCAGCCGCGGGCCCGAGCCGCTCCCGGACTGGGTCGTCCTCGACGCCGGCGCCGTCGACACCGACCTCGGCGTCCTCAAGACCGGCAAGGAGGCCGACGTCCTCCTGCTCGAGCGGGCCGCGACGGACGGCTCCGGCGAGACGGCCCTCATGGCCGCCAAGCGCTACCGCGACGAGGACCACCGCTCCTTCCACCGGTCCGCCGTCTACCTCGAGGGCCGTGGCGTGCGGCGCAGCCGTGACCAGCGGGCCCTGGCCCGCAGGAGCGCCTACGGGCGCGAGCTCGCCGCCGGCCGGTGGGCGTGGGCGGAGTGGCGCGCCCTGTGCACGGCCTGGTCCGCCGGCCTGCCGGTCCCCTACCCGGTCTCCGTGCAGGGCAGCGAGCTGCTGCTGGAGTACATCGGCTCCCCCTCCGGGGAGGCGGCACCGCGCCTGGCCGGGACCCGGCCGGAGCCGGACCTGCTGGCCCACTGCTGGGAGCAGGTGAGCGACCTCGTCGTCTCGCTCGCCGAGCTCGGCCTGGCCCACGGGGACCTGTCCCCCTACAACCTGCTCCTGCACGAGGACGTGGTCGTCGCCATCGACCTGCCGCAGGTCGTCGACGTCGTGGCCAACCCGAGCGGGCCGGAGCTGCTGCACCGCGACTGCCGGAACGTCGCGACGTGGTTCGCCGCCCGGGGGTGCGCCGCCGACGGTGATGAGCTCTTCGCGCGGGCGGTCGCCGCCGCGCTATGA